A window from Erythrobacter sp. YJ-T3-07 encodes these proteins:
- the ccmC gene encoding heme ABC transporter permease CcmC has translation MHGFANPRRFLGLAKRLTPILLVVGLLASTGAIAWGLVMVPPDRLMGETVRIIFIHVPTAWLGMAGWMTIAGSSLALLVWRHPLAALAARAAAIPGAVFTAICLATGSIWGRPTWGTWWVWDGRLTSMLILLFLYLAYIALSQAVDREGASSRLPAIFGLVGAVNIPIINRSVVWWNSLHQPPSITTGGSSIDGVFLWPMLIAMLGFTCLFAATVLMNMRALLAQAQAEARLRRRAMEAEPA, from the coding sequence ATGCATGGTTTCGCTAATCCCCGCCGGTTTCTCGGTCTCGCGAAAAGGCTGACACCGATCCTCCTCGTTGTGGGCCTGCTGGCCTCGACGGGCGCGATCGCGTGGGGCCTCGTCATGGTACCGCCCGACCGCCTGATGGGCGAAACCGTGCGGATCATCTTCATCCATGTGCCGACCGCGTGGCTTGGCATGGCGGGCTGGATGACGATCGCGGGGTCGAGCCTTGCGCTGCTCGTCTGGCGCCACCCGCTTGCGGCTCTGGCCGCGCGTGCCGCCGCCATTCCGGGCGCGGTGTTCACGGCGATCTGCCTCGCCACCGGGTCGATCTGGGGCCGGCCGACATGGGGCACCTGGTGGGTGTGGGACGGGCGGCTGACCAGCATGCTGATCCTGCTGTTCCTCTACCTCGCCTATATTGCGCTCAGCCAGGCGGTCGACCGCGAAGGGGCCTCGTCGCGCCTGCCCGCGATCTTCGGCCTGGTCGGGGCGGTCAACATCCCGATCATCAACCGTTCGGTCGTGTGGTGGAACTCGCTTCACCAGCCGCCCAGCATCACCACCGGTGGCAGCAGCATCGACGGGGTTTTCCTGTGGCCGATGCTGATCGCGATGCTGGGCTTCACCTGCCTGTTCGCCGCGACCGTGCTGATGAACATGCGTGCGCTCCTGGCACAGGCGCAGGCGGAGGCGCGGTTGCGCCGCCGCGCGATGGAAGCGGAGCCCGCCTGA
- the ccmD gene encoding heme exporter protein CcmD: MVREALSQWDYVIAAYAIAIPAIAALLILSWLRMRRAERARDEARQKGRKG, translated from the coding sequence ATGGTTCGTGAAGCCCTCTCCCAATGGGACTATGTGATCGCCGCCTATGCGATCGCGATTCCGGCGATTGCCGCGCTGCTGATCCTCAGCTGGCTGCGGATGCGCCGGGCAGAACGTGCGCGCGACGAAGCGCGGCAGAAGGGTCGCAAGGGATGA
- the ccmE gene encoding cytochrome c maturation protein CcmE, producing the protein MNTQKTGLAPKHQRLILVVVALLVLVAAGMLAAWGLRSQADYFYLPEDIAKNPPEPGRAIRLGGMVQQGSIRTLSDGVTIAFQVTGREGNAIPVTYRGIVPDLFVEGSGVIANGRLGTNGTFEAETLLAKHDENYTPRELEGLSDQAMHEVLEESAAGTP; encoded by the coding sequence ATGAATACGCAAAAGACCGGCCTCGCCCCCAAGCATCAGCGACTGATCCTGGTGGTCGTCGCGCTGCTCGTGCTGGTCGCGGCAGGGATGCTCGCCGCTTGGGGCCTGCGCAGCCAGGCCGACTATTTCTATCTGCCCGAGGATATCGCCAAGAACCCGCCCGAGCCGGGCCGTGCGATCCGCCTTGGCGGGATGGTTCAGCAGGGTTCGATCCGCACGCTGTCGGACGGCGTGACCATCGCCTTCCAGGTGACCGGGCGCGAAGGCAATGCGATCCCCGTGACCTATCGCGGGATCGTGCCGGACCTGTTCGTCGAAGGCTCGGGCGTCATCGCCAACGGCCGGCTGGGCACCAACGGCACTTTCGAGGCCGAGACCCTGCTCGCCAAGCATGACGAGAATTACACCCCGCGCGAACTCGAAGGGCTGAGCGATCAGGCCATGCACGAAGTGCTCGAAGAAAGCGCAGCAGGCACGCCGTGA
- a CDS encoding heme lyase CcmF/NrfE family subunit: MIAEIGLAALWLAAGLCALQFIAGVLGVREAGADGAVHPVSALARPAAVVQGLLLLVAFACLLRVFAVTDLSVALVADNSHVDKPFIYRLAAAWGNHEGSMLLWVTILGLSGGLVALFERRMDDRFMKAVLAAQAFIALGFLAFLLFSSNPFARLNPPADFGAGLNPLLQDIGLAFHPPTLYLGYVGLSVAFSFVVAGLVTRQAGPELARVMRPWVLAAWVALTLGIAAGSYWAYYELGWGGWWFWDPVENASLMPWLAATALLHSVSVLAARDALRTWTIMLGVVAFSMSMVGTFLVRSGILTSVHAFAVDPERGAFILGLLAIYVGGGFGLFALRAGALAEGKRFAVVSREGALVVNNVMLSGILAVVLLGTLYPLAAEALGTRVSIGPPYYNPVSAIFAVPMLLVLLVGPLLRWKRDSLSRIAVPLAIVGALLAASVTVLVLFTDAGVLPVLGLAIAVALALASWLPLRGRKLKRVPLALWGSMLAHFGVAVSLAGMASETAFSIERLVAVEAGESVAVGPYQVTLQEVDPVAGPNWTALEGRLAITGGGVDTVLRPQARYFTDPPQSTSESALLTRWDGQFYAILGDAAGEGRWQLRLWWKPFVTLIWYGALLIALGGLLSIFGHLRSSARSRRIREEVARRRAEKALL, translated from the coding sequence GTGATTGCAGAGATCGGTCTTGCTGCCCTGTGGCTCGCCGCAGGGCTCTGCGCATTGCAATTCATCGCCGGGGTTCTCGGCGTGCGTGAGGCGGGCGCGGACGGCGCGGTTCATCCGGTCAGCGCGCTCGCGCGGCCTGCGGCGGTGGTCCAGGGCCTGCTGCTGCTGGTCGCCTTCGCATGCCTGCTGCGGGTGTTCGCGGTGACCGACCTGTCCGTGGCGCTGGTCGCGGACAACAGCCACGTCGACAAGCCGTTCATCTATCGCCTGGCTGCCGCCTGGGGGAACCACGAAGGCTCGATGCTGCTGTGGGTTACCATCCTGGGCCTGTCTGGCGGGCTGGTTGCGCTGTTCGAGCGGCGGATGGACGATCGCTTCATGAAGGCGGTGCTGGCTGCACAGGCGTTCATCGCGCTCGGTTTCCTCGCCTTCCTGCTGTTCAGCTCCAACCCCTTCGCGCGGCTGAACCCGCCCGCCGATTTCGGCGCCGGGCTCAACCCGCTGCTGCAGGATATCGGCCTCGCGTTCCACCCGCCCACGCTCTACCTCGGCTATGTCGGCCTGTCGGTGGCGTTCAGCTTCGTCGTCGCCGGACTGGTGACGCGCCAGGCGGGGCCCGAACTGGCGCGCGTGATGCGCCCGTGGGTGCTTGCGGCGTGGGTCGCGCTGACCCTCGGCATCGCGGCGGGCAGCTACTGGGCCTATTACGAGCTGGGCTGGGGCGGCTGGTGGTTCTGGGACCCGGTGGAGAATGCGTCGCTGATGCCGTGGCTGGCCGCGACCGCGCTGCTCCATTCGGTCAGCGTGCTGGCAGCGCGCGACGCGCTGCGCACCTGGACGATCATGCTGGGCGTGGTCGCCTTTTCGATGAGCATGGTCGGCACCTTCCTGGTCCGTTCCGGCATCCTCACCAGCGTGCACGCCTTCGCCGTCGATCCGGAGCGCGGGGCCTTCATCCTCGGCCTGCTGGCGATCTATGTCGGCGGTGGCTTCGGGCTGTTCGCGCTGCGCGCCGGTGCGCTGGCGGAGGGCAAGCGCTTCGCCGTGGTCAGCCGCGAGGGCGCGCTGGTGGTCAACAATGTCATGCTGAGCGGCATTCTGGCAGTGGTGCTGCTGGGCACGCTCTACCCGCTGGCGGCCGAGGCGCTGGGCACGCGGGTGTCGATCGGCCCGCCCTATTACAATCCGGTCAGCGCGATCTTCGCCGTGCCGATGCTGCTGGTCCTGCTGGTCGGGCCGCTGCTGCGCTGGAAGCGCGACAGTCTGTCACGCATCGCGGTGCCGCTGGCGATCGTCGGCGCGCTGCTGGCCGCCTCTGTCACCGTGCTGGTGCTGTTTACCGATGCCGGGGTGCTGCCGGTCCTCGGCCTTGCGATCGCCGTTGCACTCGCACTGGCCAGCTGGCTGCCCCTGCGTGGGCGGAAGCTCAAACGCGTTCCGCTGGCGCTGTGGGGATCGATGCTGGCCCACTTTGGCGTCGCCGTGAGCCTCGCGGGCATGGCCAGCGAAACCGCCTTCTCGATCGAGCGACTGGTTGCGGTCGAGGCTGGGGAGAGCGTTGCGGTCGGGCCTTACCAGGTCACGCTGCAGGAAGTGGACCCGGTCGCGGGTCCGAACTGGACCGCGCTGGAAGGGCGGCTGGCGATCACCGGGGGCGGGGTGGACACCGTGCTGCGCCCGCAGGCCCGCTATTTCACCGATCCTCCGCAAAGCACCAGCGAAAGCGCGCTGCTGACGCGGTGGGATGGTCAGTTCTACGCCATTCTGGGCGATGCAGCCGGTGAGGGGCGCTGGCAGCTGCGGCTGTGGTGGAAGCCGTTCGTCACGCTGATCTGGTACGGCGCGCTGCTGATCGCGCTGGGCGGATTGCTGTCGATCTTCGGCCACCTGCGCTCCAGCGCACGCTCGCGCCGTATTCGCGAGGAAGTGGCCCGTCGCCGAGCGGAAAAGGCATTGCTGTGA
- a CDS encoding DsbE family thiol:disulfide interchange protein: MKKLWLIIPLMLFALFLGVAAYQLIQPRDTLVRSTMIGKPLPAFDLPGATDDAPRVASGLFADGQPRLLNVWATWCVPCIAEAPQLEELAKRGVPIVGIAVRDEPEAIAQFLEQYGDPYAAIARDDIAEVQLALGSSGVPETFVIDGKGIIRHQHIGDIRESDVDEIYAKWEAAK; the protein is encoded by the coding sequence GTGAAAAAGCTCTGGCTCATCATTCCGCTGATGCTGTTCGCCCTGTTTCTGGGGGTTGCGGCCTATCAGCTGATCCAGCCGCGCGACACGCTGGTGCGCAGCACGATGATCGGCAAGCCGCTGCCCGCGTTCGATCTGCCCGGCGCGACCGACGACGCACCGCGCGTCGCCTCGGGCCTGTTCGCCGATGGCCAGCCGCGCCTGCTCAACGTGTGGGCGACCTGGTGCGTGCCCTGTATCGCGGAGGCTCCGCAGCTGGAGGAACTGGCGAAACGCGGCGTGCCGATCGTCGGCATCGCGGTGCGCGACGAGCCGGAGGCCATTGCGCAGTTCCTCGAGCAATACGGCGATCCCTACGCTGCGATCGCGCGCGACGATATTGCCGAGGTGCAGCTGGCGCTCGGTTCCAGCGGGGTGCCCGAAACCTTCGTGATCGATGGCAAGGGCATCATCCGCCACCAGCATATCGGCGATATTCGCGAGAGCGACGTCGACGAGATCTACGCCAAGTGGGAGGCCGCAAAGTGA
- a CDS encoding cytochrome c-type biogenesis protein: MLSLSAPIAAPPAGQMTSAAPLANTQLADPQQEASAQALMEELRCLTCQSQSIADSNAPMAGDMRHQVRSRIAAGESPEQVRAWLVERYGDYVTYRPGLDSATWPLFALPVLFLLVAGVILFRRLGRRGE; the protein is encoded by the coding sequence ATGCTTTCGCTGAGCGCACCGATCGCCGCGCCGCCGGCCGGGCAGATGACCTCTGCCGCGCCGCTGGCGAACACCCAGCTTGCCGATCCGCAGCAGGAGGCGAGCGCGCAGGCGCTGATGGAAGAACTGCGCTGCCTCACCTGCCAGTCGCAGTCGATCGCCGATAGCAATGCGCCGATGGCGGGTGACATGCGCCATCAGGTACGCAGCCGGATTGCGGCGGGCGAAAGCCCCGAACAGGTCCGCGCCTGGCTGGTCGAGCGCTATGGCGATTACGTGACCTACCGCCCGGGGCTCGATTCGGCGACCTGGCCGCTGTTCGCACTGCCGGTGCTGTTTCTGCTGGTGGCGGGCGTGATCCTGTTCCGGCGGCTGGGGAGGCGCGGCGAATGA
- a CDS encoding cytochrome C biogenesis protein, which translates to MIGTWIAIGVLALAAFGVAWLVAGEGRRVWTLIASALVFALAGYAWQGSPELPGSPRSAKVEVSPTSESLIDLRRSFYNIEGIMPARFVVTADAFSRRGKHRDAAGLLRNGVHENSEDGEAWLALALALAEQTKGRVTPPVEYAFERAREASPGNPAPSYFRGIVSMRGGALGEAREFWAQAVEDAPEGARGRDYVAAQLERLDGVIRVLGERAMEERPAMQGAPGMPPSGAQPQMGPAQPGQEPTR; encoded by the coding sequence ATGATCGGCACCTGGATCGCAATCGGTGTGCTTGCACTCGCGGCCTTCGGGGTCGCCTGGCTGGTGGCGGGCGAGGGACGCCGCGTGTGGACCCTGATCGCCTCCGCGCTGGTCTTCGCACTGGCGGGCTATGCGTGGCAGGGCTCACCCGAACTGCCCGGCAGCCCGCGCTCCGCGAAGGTCGAGGTCTCGCCGACATCGGAGTCGCTGATCGATCTGCGGCGCAGCTTCTACAATATCGAAGGCATCATGCCCGCGCGCTTCGTGGTCACTGCGGACGCGTTCTCGCGCCGGGGCAAGCATCGCGACGCCGCCGGCCTGCTGCGCAACGGCGTGCACGAGAACAGTGAGGACGGGGAGGCGTGGCTGGCGCTGGCGCTCGCCCTTGCCGAACAGACCAAGGGGCGGGTCACGCCGCCGGTGGAATACGCGTTCGAGCGTGCCCGCGAAGCTTCGCCGGGCAATCCCGCGCCGTCCTATTTCCGCGGCATCGTCTCGATGCGTGGCGGTGCACTGGGCGAGGCGCGCGAGTTCTGGGCACAGGCGGTCGAGGACGCACCCGAAGGTGCGCGCGGGCGTGATTACGTCGCGGCGCAGCTGGAGCGGCTCGACGGCGTGATCCGCGTGCTGGGAGAACGTGCGATGGAGGAACGCCCCGCGATGCAGGGCGCCCCCGGAATGCCGCCATCCGGGGCGCAGCCGCAGATGGGCCCCGCTCAGCCGGGGCAAGAGCCGACACGCTGA
- a CDS encoding potassium transporter Kup, whose protein sequence is MSGASVQPGLAPEKFTESHSSGSKAALAVGAVGVVFGDIGTSPLYAFRETFLGEHSLTIDKLHIYGVVSLIFWSMTLIVSIQYVTILMRADNKGQGGTLALVALLSRYIGKSRWGFLTVVLGVFATALFYGDSMITPAISVLSAVEGLTVVNTGLEPLVIPIALVLLVGLFLIQRRGTAAVGKLFAPIMIVYFSVIAVLGTIQIVQNPYILQALNPWYAVQFFLTDGYIAFLALGSVVLAVTGSEALYSDMGHFGRGPMRLSWFGFVMPCLLLNYFGQGAMIAAMDPAETLEAMKSPFFVMAPDVLRLPLVILATAATFIASQAVISGAFSITHQAIQLGFIPRLSTEHTSATERGQIYIPFVNNVLMVSVILLVLMFQSSTNLASAYGIAVTGAMFIDTLLMGVLLIAVWKWKWWLMVPVFLLFVFVDGAYFAANLPKVPSGGWFPLVVGAFAFLLLTTWSRGRKLMRERMGEVALPIEIFAKSAQNSATRVPGTAIFMASSTAGVPSALLHNIKHNKVLHERVVILTVEIQDVPYVDPEQRCDFTEIGDGFYRAVLRYGFMDETNVPEGLKHMSRCGGKFDMMDTSFFLSRQTLLPGDKPGMPVWREKIFSWMLRNAASAMEFFSLPTNRVVELGSQVRI, encoded by the coding sequence ATGAGCGGAGCATCCGTCCAGCCGGGCCTGGCACCGGAAAAATTCACCGAGTCGCACTCCAGCGGCTCGAAGGCGGCGCTCGCTGTGGGCGCGGTCGGCGTGGTCTTTGGCGATATCGGGACCAGCCCGCTCTACGCCTTCCGCGAAACCTTTCTGGGCGAACACAGCCTGACGATCGACAAGCTGCACATCTATGGTGTGGTCAGCCTGATCTTCTGGTCGATGACGCTGATCGTCTCGATCCAGTACGTCACCATCCTGATGCGCGCCGACAACAAGGGGCAGGGCGGCACGCTGGCGCTGGTCGCGCTGCTGTCGCGCTATATCGGCAAGTCGCGCTGGGGCTTCCTCACCGTCGTACTGGGCGTGTTCGCGACCGCGCTGTTCTACGGCGACTCCATGATTACGCCCGCGATTTCCGTGCTTTCGGCGGTCGAGGGGCTGACGGTGGTCAATACGGGGCTGGAGCCGCTGGTGATTCCGATCGCGCTGGTCCTGCTGGTCGGGCTGTTCCTGATCCAGCGACGCGGCACCGCCGCCGTGGGCAAGCTGTTCGCGCCGATCATGATCGTCTATTTCAGCGTGATTGCGGTGCTCGGCACGATTCAGATCGTCCAGAACCCCTATATCCTGCAGGCGCTCAACCCTTGGTACGCGGTGCAGTTCTTCCTCACCGACGGCTACATCGCCTTCCTCGCGCTCGGCTCGGTCGTGCTGGCGGTGACCGGGTCGGAGGCGCTTTATTCCGACATGGGCCATTTCGGCCGCGGCCCGATGCGGCTGAGCTGGTTCGGCTTTGTGATGCCCTGCCTGCTGCTCAACTATTTCGGCCAGGGCGCGATGATCGCGGCGATGGACCCGGCGGAAACGCTGGAGGCGATGAAGAGCCCGTTCTTCGTCATGGCCCCTGACGTGCTGCGCCTGCCGCTCGTCATTCTCGCCACTGCTGCCACCTTTATCGCCAGCCAGGCGGTGATCTCCGGCGCGTTCTCGATCACCCACCAGGCGATCCAGCTGGGCTTCATCCCGCGCCTGTCGACCGAACACACCAGCGCGACCGAGCGCGGGCAGATTTACATTCCCTTCGTCAACAATGTGCTGATGGTCTCGGTCATCCTGCTTGTGCTGATGTTCCAGTCCTCGACCAACCTCGCCAGCGCCTATGGCATCGCGGTGACCGGGGCGATGTTCATCGACACGCTGCTGATGGGCGTGCTGCTGATCGCGGTGTGGAAGTGGAAATGGTGGCTGATGGTGCCGGTGTTCCTGCTGTTCGTCTTCGTCGACGGGGCCTACTTCGCGGCCAACCTGCCCAAGGTGCCCTCGGGCGGCTGGTTCCCGCTGGTCGTCGGTGCCTTCGCCTTCCTGCTGCTGACCACCTGGTCGCGCGGGCGCAAGCTGATGCGGGAGCGGATGGGCGAGGTCGCGCTGCCGATCGAGATCTTCGCCAAGTCCGCGCAGAACAGCGCCACCCGCGTGCCGGGCACCGCGATCTTCATGGCGTCGAGCACCGCCGGTGTGCCCTCCGCGCTGCTGCACAACATAAAGCACAACAAGGTGCTGCACGAACGCGTGGTGATCCTGACGGTCGAGATTCAGGATGTGCCCTATGTCGATCCGGAGCAGCGCTGCGATTTCACCGAGATCGGCGACGGGTTCTACCGTGCGGTGCTGCGCTATGGTTTCATGGACGAAACCAACGTGCCCGAAGGGCTGAAACACATGAGCCGTTGCGGCGGCAAGTTCGACATGATGGACACCAGCTTCTTCCTCAGCCGCCAGACGCTGCTGCCGGGTGACAAGCCGGGCATGCCCGTGTGGCGCGAGAAGATATTCAGCTGGATGCTGCGCAACGCGGCGAGCGCGATGGAGTTCTTCAGCCTGCCGACCAATCGCGTGGTCGAGCTGGGTTCTCAGGTGCGGATCTAG
- a CDS encoding potassium/proton antiporter gives MLSLSPEVALLVLGILLLATVFAGSLSSRFGLPALIGFLCLGMLAGVDGPGGIAFDDYLLTQGVGIACLIFILFSGGIDTDWRDVRRVATPALVLATGGVLISAGIMALAANLLLGFSPYQGFLLGAIIASTDAAAVFAILRSTGLDLHGDVPALIEVESGSNDPMAIFLVGAALMFITVPDFSPVTLVPQFLLQMVLGAAVGFGAGYLLPEILKRSQYRHGGLAFVISIAAALIAYGLASVLGGNGFLAAYVAGLTAGNRTYRASTIVSTFQDGLAWLAQVVMFLTLGLLIAPSNLTGVIVPGLAITFILMFVARPVSVFVCLAPFRQFGWRAKLFVSWAGLRGAVPIVLATFPIVAGVPSAFTIFNIVFFVVLLSSVIQGPTINWLANRLGLRVEQDVAGPVPADDAKL, from the coding sequence ATGCTGAGCCTTAGCCCGGAAGTCGCGCTCCTCGTCCTGGGCATCCTGCTTCTCGCCACGGTGTTCGCGGGCTCTCTTTCGAGTCGGTTCGGATTGCCCGCGCTGATCGGGTTCCTGTGCCTGGGCATGCTGGCCGGGGTGGATGGGCCCGGCGGGATCGCGTTCGACGATTACCTGCTGACCCAGGGCGTGGGCATCGCGTGTCTCATCTTCATCCTGTTCTCAGGCGGCATCGACACCGACTGGCGCGACGTGCGCCGCGTTGCCACGCCAGCACTGGTTCTTGCCACTGGCGGCGTTCTGATCAGTGCGGGGATCATGGCGCTCGCGGCGAACCTGCTGCTGGGCTTCAGCCCGTATCAGGGCTTCCTGCTGGGAGCGATCATCGCATCGACCGATGCGGCCGCGGTGTTCGCCATCCTGCGATCGACCGGGCTCGACCTGCATGGCGACGTCCCCGCGCTGATCGAGGTGGAGTCGGGCTCCAACGATCCGATGGCGATCTTCCTCGTCGGGGCGGCGCTGATGTTCATCACCGTGCCCGACTTCTCGCCGGTCACGCTGGTCCCGCAATTCCTGCTCCAGATGGTCCTTGGCGCGGCGGTAGGCTTCGGCGCGGGATATCTGCTGCCCGAGATACTCAAGCGCTCGCAATACCGCCACGGTGGGCTGGCGTTTGTGATTTCCATCGCCGCCGCGCTGATCGCATACGGGCTGGCATCCGTCCTTGGCGGAAACGGCTTCCTTGCCGCTTATGTCGCAGGTCTGACCGCAGGCAACCGGACCTACCGCGCGAGTACGATCGTCTCGACCTTTCAGGATGGGCTGGCGTGGCTGGCGCAGGTGGTTATGTTCCTCACGCTCGGCCTGCTGATCGCCCCCTCGAACCTGACCGGAGTGATCGTACCGGGCCTCGCCATCACTTTCATCCTGATGTTCGTCGCCCGCCCGGTGAGCGTGTTCGTGTGCCTCGCGCCGTTCCGCCAGTTCGGGTGGCGGGCGAAGCTGTTCGTGTCATGGGCGGGGCTGCGCGGCGCGGTGCCCATCGTGCTCGCCACGTTCCCCATAGTCGCGGGCGTGCCGAGCGCGTTCACGATCTTCAACATCGTGTTCTTCGTGGTTCTGCTGTCGAGCGTCATTCAGGGGCCGACGATCAACTGGCTGGCCAACCGGCTGGGCCTGCGGGTCGAGCAGGATGTGGCCGGGCCAGTGCCTGCGGATGACGCGAAGCTCTAG
- a CDS encoding inner membrane-spanning protein YciB, translating to MTDTQTPPKKTRSGWLNVAIDYGPLIVFLLSFYLFRPDGDDSVGTLVAIIKSTGAFIVAAIAALIASKLLTGQISKMLMLSTVLIVGFGGMTILLRDPFYVQVKPTVLYAFFGVVLLIGWLRGKAFLQWLLEAAFEGLSQEGWLKLSRNWGFFFLFLAVLNEVLRMNLSFEDWLWSKLWVFMGLSFAFTFSQIPMLLRHGLDPERKEGLVEEEPPTGA from the coding sequence ATGACCGACACCCAAACGCCGCCCAAGAAGACCAGATCCGGCTGGCTCAACGTCGCGATCGACTACGGCCCGTTGATCGTCTTCCTGCTCTCGTTCTACCTCTTCCGGCCTGATGGCGATGATTCCGTCGGCACGCTCGTCGCCATCATCAAGTCGACCGGCGCATTCATCGTCGCCGCCATCGCCGCACTGATCGCGAGCAAGCTGCTGACCGGGCAGATCTCCAAGATGCTGATGCTGTCGACCGTGCTGATCGTCGGCTTCGGCGGCATGACGATCCTGCTACGCGATCCGTTCTACGTGCAGGTGAAGCCGACCGTACTCTACGCCTTCTTCGGTGTCGTGCTGCTGATCGGCTGGCTGCGCGGCAAGGCGTTCCTGCAATGGCTGCTTGAGGCCGCGTTCGAAGGGCTCAGCCAGGAAGGCTGGCTCAAACTGTCGCGCAACTGGGGCTTCTTCTTCCTGTTCCTCGCCGTGCTCAACGAAGTGCTGCGCATGAACCTGAGCTTCGAGGACTGGCTGTGGTCCAAGCTGTGGGTGTTCATGGGGCTCAGCTTCGCGTTCACCTTCAGCCAGATCCCCATGCTGCTCCGGCACGGGCTCGATCCGGAGCGCAAGGAAGGTCTGGTCGAGGAAGAACCGCCCACGGGCGCCTAG